In a genomic window of Lacrimispora sp. BS-2:
- a CDS encoding helix-turn-helix domain-containing protein encodes MTFSKLIERISEEYNIDILSQEENSEIQNVAFLDGRQNPAAKNTLYFGYDKQLAAAKSFPAHCILAGTGENILPFSPEGNAALVPENSLFSIFNDIKTLVESTRNDGIYTELTTLADETRTIESVIEAASVKLGNSLLFCDMNFKILASSDSYPVPDPLWIENTKRGYCGYEFINGVKSMQCVRNTPQTTAAAEVTCPISPYRKLASKVFHNQTQIGFLLTIEGENPFLPFHFEMLSIISHALSYTITCYTPGLFEGTGLYHDLLYEMLIGAPLRDIQPRLKKLRFPSRMQVIFLRPAKYMGQQHLNSLACKSLKTSIPGILVTCHKKGIVGIIPLDEEEDPGPGILESLKALCQKEPMQIGISNCFTDIETFVRHYDQALAALEMGQKLGSEEPVCFYQDYQIFHLLSEVKDTGRLERFCHPALSVLKQYDRENSSQLYKTLCVFIEKGCNIKLASESLYIHRNSLAYRLNRITGLCRLDLTDINTLFLLRLSYFIDRYTK; translated from the coding sequence ATGACATTTTCAAAGCTGATTGAAAGAATTTCTGAAGAATATAACATAGATATCCTCTCTCAGGAGGAAAATTCCGAAATACAAAATGTTGCTTTTCTGGATGGCAGACAGAATCCTGCCGCCAAAAACACCCTTTACTTTGGTTACGATAAACAACTGGCGGCTGCAAAGTCTTTTCCTGCCCATTGCATTCTGGCCGGAACCGGTGAGAACATACTGCCATTTTCACCGGAAGGCAATGCAGCTCTGGTCCCGGAAAATTCCCTGTTTTCTATATTTAATGATATCAAAACTTTGGTTGAGTCCACAAGGAACGATGGCATTTATACCGAGCTTACGACCCTGGCTGATGAAACCCGCACCATAGAGTCTGTAATTGAAGCCGCTTCCGTAAAGCTTGGCAATTCCCTGTTATTTTGCGACATGAATTTCAAAATTCTTGCAAGCTCTGACTCCTACCCGGTCCCTGATCCTCTCTGGATCGAGAATACAAAGCGGGGCTACTGCGGCTATGAATTTATCAATGGGGTAAAAAGCATGCAGTGCGTCCGCAATACGCCTCAGACTACTGCGGCGGCGGAAGTCACCTGTCCCATATCCCCCTACCGGAAGCTGGCCAGCAAGGTGTTTCACAACCAGACGCAAATAGGCTTTTTATTGACCATTGAGGGAGAAAATCCCTTCCTCCCCTTTCATTTTGAAATGCTGAGCATCATAAGCCATGCCCTTAGTTATACCATTACCTGTTACACGCCCGGGCTGTTTGAAGGGACCGGCCTGTATCACGATCTGCTGTACGAAATGCTGATAGGAGCGCCTTTAAGAGATATTCAGCCAAGGCTTAAAAAGCTCCGTTTTCCTTCCAGAATGCAGGTGATCTTTCTCCGTCCTGCAAAATATATGGGACAGCAGCACTTAAATTCTCTTGCATGCAAGAGTCTGAAAACTTCTATCCCCGGCATTCTTGTTACCTGCCATAAAAAAGGCATCGTAGGAATCATTCCCTTAGATGAGGAAGAAGATCCAGGCCCTGGGATACTGGAAAGCTTAAAGGCATTGTGTCAAAAAGAACCTATGCAGATTGGAATCAGTAATTGCTTTACTGACATTGAAACCTTTGTACGCCACTACGATCAGGCGCTTGCCGCCTTGGAAATGGGACAGAAATTAGGAAGCGAAGAACCTGTGTGCTTTTACCAGGATTATCAGATTTTTCACCTGCTTTCCGAGGTAAAAGATACCGGCCGTCTGGAACGGTTCTGCCATCCCGCCCTTTCAGTGCTGAAACAGTATGACCGGGAAAACAGTTCTCAATTATACAAAACCCTCTGTGTCTTTATTGAAAAGGGCTGCAACATCAAGCTGGCCTCCGAAAGCCTGTACATACACCGTAATTCCCTGGCCTACCGCTTAAACCGCATCACCGGCTTATGCCGCCTTGATTTGACGGAT